The Amycolatopsis methanolica 239 nucleotide sequence CTCGGGGTGCCCGCCAAGGTGCGGGAGAACAAGTCCTTCGGGCCGGAGAAGATCCAGCGCGTGGTGGACGGGTACGTCGAGCGGGCGCAGTGGTTCCGCGGCGCGCTGCGCAGGATCGACTAGGAAGTTCCGCGGGGCAGCGCGGGAGCTGCGGCTGCCAGGCATAGGCCGTCTGCGGCTAGGGCAGCTTCCAGTCGACCGGCTCGGCGCCCTGCCGCTGGAGCAGTTCGTTCGCGCGGCTGAACGGCTTCGAGCCGAAGAAGCCGTTGCGCGCGGACAGCGGGCTCGGGTGCACCGACTCGATGCACGGCACGCCCCCGAGCAGCGGCTTCAGGCTGCGCGCGTTGCTGCCCCACAGGATCGCCACCATCGGCTTGCCGCGGGCGGCCAGCGCCTTGATCGCCTGCTCGGTGACCTCTTCCCAGCCCTTGCCCTTGTGCGAGTTGGGAGAACCGGGCCGCACGGTCAGCGACCTGTTGAGCAGCAGCACGCCCTGCTCGGTCCACGGCGTGAGGTCACCGTTGGACGGCGTGGGGTAGCCCAGGTCGTCGCAGTACTCCTGGTAGATGTTGATAAGACTCTTCGGCAGCGGCCGCACGTCCGGCGCCACCGCGAAGCACAGGCCGATCGGGTGGCCGGGCGTCGGGTACGGGTCCTGGCCGACGATGAGC carries:
- a CDS encoding uracil-DNA glycosylase; amino-acid sequence: MAAKPLHEIVEAGWAKALAPVADRIAAMGEFLRAEIVAGRRYLPAGEHVLRAFQQPFDEVKVLIVGQDPYPTPGHPIGLCFAVAPDVRPLPKSLINIYQEYCDDLGYPTPSNGDLTPWTEQGVLLLNRSLTVRPGSPNSHKGKGWEEVTEQAIKALAARGKPMVAILWGSNARSLKPLLGGVPCIESVHPSPLSARNGFFGSKPFSRANELLQRQGAEPVDWKLP